From a single Rutidosis leptorrhynchoides isolate AG116_Rl617_1_P2 chromosome 5, CSIRO_AGI_Rlap_v1, whole genome shotgun sequence genomic region:
- the LOC139847823 gene encoding F-box/LRR-repeat protein At3g26922-like has translation MDFDLNNVRAALDEDRLSGLPLELILEILSRVDTKLAIQTCLLLFPRWKLFWTLLPSLKFSNSGIKTLADFSKFVTHVLSHRNHQVEVSSVNLCFHGEAAQGFVKEIANYAFSHNVHELIVYSTTRNECPPSLFKSQTLKHLTFRTSVYALCLTPKTPWDFPALTTLYLKDMSLCDDRRESLDLFSKCVNLQNLTLENITVEAKVLEIITPRLANLRLDNNRGYNINVIAHQLVNLTIIQCSIGDLNIPSGLSSFCYKGYHTPHWFKNWHFSVNKVTVSLRIYGKRSEDARRFINMFQDLHSVRFLTLNLDIVECISSFSDLLSAQPSPFRNLISLNIDSGSRDTCKVKMSTKARNFFLENSPDATIFMKELPTRKQ, from the exons ATGGACTTTGACCTTAATAATGTGAGAGCAGCACTCGATGAAGATAGATTGAGCGGCTTGCCTCTTGAGCTTATTCTTGAAATCCTCTCTCGCGTTGACACTAAATTAGCTATTCAAACGTGTTTGCTGTTGTTTCCAAGATGGAAGCTTTTCTGGACATTATTGCCATCTCTcaaattttcgaatagtggaattaAAACATTAGCCGATTTCTCAAAATTCGTGACCCATGTTCTGTCTCACCGCAACCATCAAGTAGAAGTGTCCTCAGTAAATCTATGTTTCCATGGAGAAGCTGCTCAAGGTTTTGTGAAAGAGATTGCAAATTATGCGTTTTCTCACAATGTCCATGAACTAATCGTGTATAGTACAACCAGGAATGAATGTCCTCCTTCTCTCTTTAAGTCTCAGACTCTTAAGCATCTCACATTTAGAACCTCCGTTTATGCGCTTTGCCTTACACCCAAAACACCTTGGGACTTTCCAGCATTAACGACTTTGTATCTAAAAGATATGTCATTGTGTGATGATCGACGTGAATCCCTTGATCTTTTCTCCAAATGTGTCAACTTACAGAACCTCACTTTAGAAAATATTACGGTCGAGGCTAAGGTTTTAGAAATTATCACCCCCCGACTTGCTAATCTTAGACTAGATAATAACAGAGGTTATAATATCAATGTGATTGCACATCAACTTGTGAATCTTACTATAATTCAATGTTCAATTGGAGACTTGAATATACCATCAGGACTTTCGTCATTCTGCTACAAAGGTTACCATACTCCACATTGGTTTAAAAACTGGCATTTTTCTGTGAACAAAGTGACTGTCAGTTTGCGCATTTACGGAAAGAGGTCGGAAGATGCTCGTCGTTTTATTAACATGTTTCAAGACCTCCATAGTGTCAGATTTCTTACGCTTAACTTAGACATTGTTGAG TGTATCTCCTCATTCTCGGATTTACTATCTGCTCAGCCTTCGCCCTTTAGGAACTTGATTAGCTTGAATATAGACTCTGGCTCAAGGGATACATGTAAAGTAAAAATGTCCACCAAAGCCAGAAATTTCTTTCTTGAAAACTCGCCAGACGCCACAATCTTCATGAAG GAACTACCTACACGGAAGCAATGA